The sequence below is a genomic window from Lolium perenne isolate Kyuss_39 chromosome 4, Kyuss_2.0, whole genome shotgun sequence.
tttgctagccctagacaggatgttccggggatcaacttcgtgttggtttttaggccttgtctagggtcggtttacgatcaccgtgcgtggccgccaggctcaatcacgagtaggatgttccgattatgtggtgaaaaccctaaatcgtagtaggtcgttttagctttatgttgatcaagcaggaccaccatatattcgtacacctcgtacggatcatggtggatcggctctttgagccgattcacaggacaacctgagagccgatcgaggctcgtgtttaatgtttacgtgtatgccatgcaggaaactaagcgaggtacatccatcaccttcctgaccaggtataggtcaggtggcacgcccttgcaccagcatcggacgtgcgtgccgagtctttgcgggccgtcgctcggagggaccagggccagccgcagtcctgggagcctcccggctctactgtgttgcccgtcgctgctcgccggtgggtttctgaccgcaacaggtgGTGTCTTGAGTAAAATCTGAACACAAAGCAACTaccttgagaatcccaccaaCTTATAACAGGTTTGTGGCCACAAAGTTGAGATCTTTTTTGATCTACATGTTTCCTGTTAGAAGTACATGCTGCTTTCCCAGATCTACAAGCCTGTTTTGCATCTACATGTTCCTGATTATATAACAGtaaagatgcactttttcctgaaTTTGTATGGATGAGGAAGATTTCACAGGTTTATTGCCCACATACTTATGCATAAGGAAGCCATTTTGTGTATAAATAGTTGTGTTTATGTATCAGGCACTATTTTTTGGTGTACGTGCAGCTGAATTCCTTTTTGGTTCAGATGATATGGATATGAATATGTAGATCTGATTTCTTGTTTTGGTGAATTTGTGTTCTTTGCTGGGAAGAAACTTGTAAATCTGGTTGCCAGGTAAAAAAGGTTGAAGAAAATAGACCAAAGGGGAGATGGGAGGAGGAGGTAAGTATCTGTGGAATCTAACCTTTGTCCAGCCTCTGAAACTTCGAATCAGCTAGAAGTTGCAGGCTTATGGGGATTCTTCAAGAAACTGCAATGTTGATCTGAAGGGAGAGGGAGAAGAGTTACAGGCTTCTAGGGAGAAGTAGTTGTAGGCTGGGGAGGAAGAAGAGAGAAAAAGGAGGCTGGGAAGGAGGTGGGTGGGGAGCGTGCGGCAGGAGAAGGGAAATAGGGACAGGGGATGAGGTGGTGGACCTGTCGGGATTCAATCCTGTTCGGCTGGTTGGGGCGGGGGGGGTCTACTTTCCTTTTCTAGAGCGGGTCGGTCGGtcaagcgggggggggggggggggacttaCCCTTTTTGGACCGATGGCTGGGTGGAACGAACGAGCCAATGATTGCTCGCTAGACGCATCCTTAACTaatctctactattaagagcaaactggtgaatgcctggtgtcacattttcaggGTAGACACTAATACCCCCCATGTCTTTATTTCAAATCAAATCCCCATTATTCTCAACCACCGAAACAAACTCCAGGTTGCATCGCGCCGACCTGTGCGCTGCGGCCATCCAATATGGATCACACCATCCCAAATTTCACATTGTCGCCGAGCTGTGCGTTGCGGCCTCTCCTTGGATTGGGGTCTCGTCGCCGAGCTTGGGGACCAACCCGTCATCGTCCGACTAGGACCAAGACTAACGGGGGCCATTGCTCTGTATCTGGGCAGCAACATCACGAgacagggctggggcagcagtatGGGCGTCGACGGCTGGCGCGCCCAGACCGGACTTCGAAGCGACGAACACAGACGTGGATACTGCCGGGCTGCAGACGTGCGAGCCAGCATGTCGCATACTAAAGGCTAGCGCACTGTCTCTGTTGTCTCTGCCCGTCGGCAAGCAAGCCATTGGCGTCGGTCATGAACTCGTTCCAGCTCCATAGGAGACATGCCGCAGGTGAATGTCCTTTCCTGCTGTATTTTTTTCTGAACTTTGATGCGAAACTTCTTTACTAACAAGACGACATAGTGCTGCCTCACTGATCGGTTCAAACCCTGTGTCACTCCGCGTGACACAACACCTAACTCGGCCACAAATAAAGAGCGTTCAGCAATTTCAACCAATGAGTTGACCTTAGAATTTATATAAAAATAACTATAACAAAAAAGTAAAACAAATAAAGAGCTTTTAGCAATTTCAACAAATGAGTTGATCTCAGAATTTTGAATAATAATGCAAAGACGCATCCATATGCAGCCTTGAAATACATCAAAAAGTTGCCTCCTTCCTGCACTTGTGTATGTAGCCTTGTTCTTTGCAGCTTCTGTCAACTAATTGCATCTTGGTGTTTCTTCATCTAATGTGTCGATTACAACTGCAGTTGAGATCAAATATGACAAAAAAAATAGATAACAGAAAAGGAAGCTCTAATTAAGACTAATTGGGTAGACTTAGATGAAAGAGAAGGGTAATATACTGGTAAGCAAAAAAGACATAGTTTTACCTGCTCACACTTTCCAAGACCGTCCTTGTCTCCGGTGTAGTTCTGGCCGTCCAAATTTACAAAATACTGCAGTTACTTTTGCAAAAAAACTTAGAAAAGAAAATTATTCATGCCTTCAAACTTCATGTGGAAAACTGAATTTTCTATTAATTGTTCTTGTTGTTCAGTAGAGATTAATCACCCTAGAATAAATTAATAAAATATGTTCAAATCAATGAAGCTTGTTCTTTACATGTTCTCTGTACTTTGCAAATGATAGTGACAAACAGTCAATTTGAATCATGACCACTAAGGTTTCCATGTTTTTAACTAAGAATGTACAGTCTATTACTTTTGACAATGTAAGATCCCTCTACCATGTAGGAGATCTTTGCAGAGTACCCTATGAAAATTGAAGTTAGTGATGTACCATATTGTGTGCTACTTGATTAGTTACAACTAAAGGATATAGATATAAAATACTCAATTACATTAGAATTTCCTGATACCGCCTAAGAGCTAGATCTCTCCATAGTTCTTTTTCTAGGGGCAGTaagaaatttgaaaaaaaaaatcacaaaTTGTAAATATGGGATTGGTGTGACCAAGTTAATACAATACTGGGTGTAAGCAGTACGCTACAATATTCATACCATTGTGAAATAATGTTCAGTTATCTTTTTGCAGAGTAATTGCCAGAAATGGATACTTCCACTAAGTTTTGATGGCACGGGGTGACCATTTTGAAATATGAAACCAAATGCTGCCAAACCGCAGACGACGCTCGAACCCAACCAGATACCCCTCCATGCCCTCTCCCGTCGCCAGGACAGGATTGAGAGATTGGACTACGCCGGCGCCGGTCGAGAAGGTGCCCACCAGCGTACTTTGCTCGATCCTAGCCAAGTTTCCCTTCGCAGGGAGGGATGGACTACGCCGGAGCGTCAGCGACGACTACAAATGGGAATTTTTGCAGGGGCAAGGGGATCTGGGTGGTGAACAAGCGTGGATGGGCGGCGAAGCGAAGGCATGAGGTCTACGAGGAGAGGATGGCGGCGGAAGGGAGAAGAGGGCGACAAAGTGGGAGGGGACAGGGCGGCGGTTGCCTCCATGGCAACGCTGATGGGTTGTTGAAGTGTGGAAATTTTATAATTTGGCTCACTTTTCTCTGATTCACTATTATTTGCCACGTGACCACCACATGTCAGTGATATGATAAGTGGTGGTCGTGTGGCAAATAATAAAGGTGTAAAGAAAAGTGTGGCAAATTATAAAATGCCCCAGTGAATTTATAGAGAGACGAGGGAGAGAGTGACACATGGGCATGTGAAATCGAAATTACCTAACTACCCTTATAGTAATGAAAAATATATGAATATTGCCAATACTTTTCAGTACTCCTATGTTTTCCACCATTGGATTGACTAGCTTGGACGGActcctaaaatctccaaccatgaTAAACCATGTAATTGAACAAATGTTTGTCCTTGTAGTTGTATTTATGGTAAGACGTTGTATTGCTAATTATTTATGGTTAAATGTTGTAGTTGAACAAATGTTTATCTTAGCATTACTCGCACCGATATAATTTGAATATGTATCAAGAAATAATATATGAAGAAAGATGGCCAGTACCTTAGCTGTTCATCTGCCATGTGTATTTTCTTGTGTATCGACATGTTTGACGCTAATATGATTTGGAGGTGAATAAAAGATGCATTTGAATTATATATCTCAAGCTCATGGTTTTGACTTTGGTGCATGCCCAGATTAAGATTCTTGAAGATAGAGCAGCTTGATATGTTTCCATGCAGTAAAACCAGAATTCTCACAAAGAAGTTCACCATTTGCAAAACTGTACAATGGTTTAAATGGTAAGTATTGAATGTTGCATAAATCTTTATTTCGTTAGAGCGTACCAGTTGCATATTCTTACATATTTTAGGTAAAATATTTATGGTGACATACAATGCTCATGTAAGATGGTTATGACCAGAGGAAGGTGCTCAAGTACAATTCAAATGAAGTCAAAAACAACATTTATGTTGTTGTGCGAGAATATACTAATTGTGTCAAGTGAGTACATCTAAGTTATTTGGATCCTTATGCTGTATGCATACGGAATTGTATTGTGCAAAGTACAAATTTATTTTTCATATTTATATACATAACATGTGATATGATAAAAAAAAATTAAGAGCACTTTAGGAGGTTTATAATTGTTGTACATGGAATTTTTCTGTTGATCCATCGTATATGTTCATGCTTTGATGTTTTGGGGAGTTCTAAAAAGGTTGTGTACCCAATTTAAATATGATTACACTTTTCTCATTATTAAATGAACCCACAGAACATTTGGGAATAATAGACTATGGACTCTCATTTTTATCTGTTCAAAATGATAGAGATTACACTGAGCTTATTTTCTACTTATTGTTTCGCTTCTCTACTTTTCCCTGCCTCATGTTTCAAGTTAGAGCCTTTCTAGAACACCAATACGTAGTTTGCATGGAATATATACACTACAGCTTCAAGTAACAAGTATACTATAGGACGAGAGGTACCTAGCACTGCCCTTAGATACATATGAAAGATACTAACTGCCGTTTACTCCGTAGCGAAGCACGAGCATTCAACTAGTAATAGTGAAATACATAGTTGACCGCAACAGGCCGTTAGTCCCACAAAAGCAAGGTGAGGAAGAACAGGGGAGCCGTAGTTTCAGCCAGCGTTCAAAAGCAAATCTAATCTAACTTGCTACTCCCGATGATCACATCTGATAGCATCTCACGTTACagaatttacaaaaaaaaaactcaCATAAATTCAGAAATCAAATGACAACGGGGGGAATATGGCCAAATTACTCAATTTGAGTAACAGTTTCCGCAGAAACATGAGACATCAATGACAATCATGAACCCACAGCGAGCGGGAACATGGTCCAAACTGTCACTATCACCTATAATCAATTGAACATGGGCACTAAAAGAATAACGGTTCTAAAAAATTCTAAAAATTTAGATCTATGTACCAAATCTGACAACTCCCTGGAAAAAATACTCCCAAAAGAAGAACAAAAAAGACAATAGTGAAATGCACAGTTACAAGCCACAGCTGCCGACACAACCAACGGAAGGTGCTCACTCAGGGTTGCCAATAGAATTTCCCCAGGCCAGAACCAACACAGCAAGCTTAAGCAACAACCGCAGGTCCCTATTTCAGCAAAACAGGAAAAATGGAATTGGAGCATGAGAAATAACAAACAATGTTGTGACATAGTAGTAAGCTGGCAAAACTTAAGAATGCATACTGATCAGCTTAAAAATGTCTTCCACAAAAGCAAATTTATTTTATAAAAAATACATGTGCCTTTCACAGTGCCACTTATGCTAGCCAAGAGTGAACAAAGTCGTAAAGGTCCTACCATCATTGCAGCATCATGTTCCGCAAATATCTCATAACATATATGTTCATTACTATGTTGCTTTGCTTCTTCGGCATTTCATTGTTGTTCTCTTGGTTGAGAATTTAACCAAAGTGATCGTTCTTTTCTAATCAGGGATAAGGACTGAGTCAACTATCTACAGGCAAAAATATGATGTTTGCTTGGTAATGTAAAGGAGAACAGAATAACCCTTAATGGAAACAAACTGCACAATGCTCTAAGTCTACAACGATGACCGGTTAGCTCCCAATCCCTGTGTGCACTGGCAGCAGCAGGATTATATTCATATCATATGTTACCGGGCATGGCACTTAACCATAATGCAAATGAAGTTCTGCTTCATGGCAGTTTGGACAAAAAATATGTAGTGCAGCTCTTAAGCCTTCCTACATATCTtcaaacaacaatgcttatcgttcTAGTCATAAATGTACCCAGTAAGTTTATTATTGGCTTACTttggctgatatatttgacacagCTAATTGGAACTTTTCTCTTGTTCTTGAGCCAGCAACATGACCAGCCTTGGCGACTTTGCTGAAAGCACCATTCAGCCAGCTTGTCCCAGCAGAGACATACCTACAAGTAGGAGAAATGATAGTGAAGGATCAGCGATGCAAGACTTAGGTAAATCACATTATAAAGGACGCCAGATTTCAAAGGTGTACTTGTGTTACAAAGGTCCAAGATTTCATCAAGATATATTTAAAGCAAGTCTGAGCTCGCAAAAACTTGCTCACCAGCTAATATAAAACACATATACAAATCAATGAACTGAACTATAGCAAAAGCGTGTCAAAGAAGAGAGACCTGTTGGTTTTCACAGCAGAGCCTGTATCATTTAGCTTGCGCTCTGCAGCCAGCAAAGCAGCCATTGTCTTGTCAGAAACATGTAACCTTTGGTCCACAGTTTTCACCTTTTCATTTACAACTGATATCCCAGTGTTTAACTTCTCTGAAAGACCAACGCGCCTATCAAAGGAACTGATCCTAGCTGTTGCATTAGTCCTTAATTGATGTTTCTCGTCGAATGATTTAGCTTTGTTCACAGCATCTTGTCGAATTGCTGACCCCCTTGCAATCACAGTTGTCATCACATCATGAGCCTTGCTTGCATAAACTCGGCCGCTCGTGGGACTTGCATTGGCCTACATGACAGGATCATATTTTTAAAATCGCTACCAAGGATGATCCACGACAATAACATATAAGCAGGTAGCCCAAGGTTCCCATTTTTTGTGTCTTTTTTTTGAAGATCTTTTGTATTCCGGCCCCTGACTGATGAGAAGTTCATGATATAACAAAGAAGGGAAAGAAACATAAATGTACTGGAATTGAAAGGCACCTCAGTAGGTTGTTCCAGATCTGCAGTAGGAGCAGTACTTGTCACCTCATTGATCACAAGTTGCtgcatgattttttttaaaaaaaaactctATGAAAAAGAAGGATCAACAGAGTACTGCCATTTATGTAGCATAGCTTAGTTAAATAGTGCACCTGTTCATTAACAGGGATGTAGATGTAATCTTCAGCGGAGGTTATGTTTACAACTCGATCCACAATTGTTGCTCCCTGAAAAAGGAACATAGAATTCATTGCTTAAATCTTCAGCAGAGGGATGTAAATGTTGGGGGCATATAGAATGCACTAGGACCATCAGGTGCACTACTGCACTAAGCATCCACAACCACATGATCAAGAAATCAGTGGCCCAAAGGACAGCTCACGTTACTTTTGTAATATACCCCTGCTGCTATGCTATTTCAGCAAAAGAACGATGGTCTGTTAGGGGTTTCACAAACGTTTCCGTTATCGTTGAACACATTTGCTAAAAATATTATCATGAAAACAGATTATGTTATGAAAAAAGCTTgtttgaaaaatacatgatggttCAAACAAGCTCTCTACAAAATTAACTACTCCCAAAATATATCTACATactaaaacatgtctagatacatttatTTTTGGCATATTTTGTTGGTTTCATTAAATTTTTAGGGAGAAATTATGTATGTTCCAAATGatcttttgcaaaaacttttagcATTTCCCAAATTTGGATTAGTGTGTACACAAATTTCACATAGGTTTCTTTCTTCTTATCGTGTATTTTGTACAAGTTTCACATTGATTATATTCATTATTCTTATTAGGCATGTGTTTACACAGATTTCACATAAGTTTCATTCAAGTTTCAAAACATGAAAAATTCAAATTTCCCAAAATGTGTTCAACATTGATCTTGTTTCAAAGGTCTCGTCAAgacaaagaagatggtgaaaACCTCTCCTGAATCGAACTCTCGGTTCAAAATAATGGGAAAGTGGGAGTGTACTGCGGGTTGATTTTAGTAAAATCCAGGTGGTAAGTGAACAAACAGTTGAACACTTGAATCTGGCTCGATTGTAGAAAATCAAACAGTCATGGACAACCTTAGTGCATTAGTACACCAGATGCCCCTACTCCATACTATATGCCCCTGTAAATGTTTCACGCTAGGCTACATGGTGAAGCTTATCAAAAGTTTATTTGTTTTACAGAGATCTAGAGAATGTAACCAAGTGTAAATCATCTAgtgtaaaaaaaaaacagagctaATTTACAACTACGAATTAACTGGACCATCACCCTGTCAACCTGGGAGGCCCCTCGATTGGGGCAAGGACATATGCAAATAAAGAAATAACTGGCAGTCTTGTTACTTGAAGGCCCAAAAAGATCACAAAGTCAAAGAATTACAACAACAAATTCATATCGTATGCAGCTCGCTTCTGCGCCAATCAAAGCAGCCATTAAAATACTCGAGTATCCAATCTCCTTTTCTTTACTCAAACATGGTCAACGGCCTCTTACATATTCTAACAAGGAGTAGAGATGCTATGCAGTGTCTTTCCATGATACTGCCAGTACATGAAGCTGAATGGCGTGACAATTCATCACATTTTTGTTGGAGAATTTAAAAACAGACAAATTCAAATGTGATTTTCAATTGGACAAATCAGCATGAACACATGTCATTTTCTATGTTTTGTTATGTTTTCATGTGTTCTATTATGAAATATAAGCACACAGTGCAAACAGAATGAGCCCAGAAAAAGAGGTCGGCTAGAGTGAACATCCAGTTTCCAATGAGTCCTATTCACCTAAGTTGTACATACATCCATGTAAACACCTCAGTTGTCCCTGTCTTCCATAACTTGTAGATACTTAAAGGACAAAATAGATCTAAAAAAGTGAAAGAATTACAACAACAAATTCATATAGTAGTACGCAGCCCACTTCAGTCCCAATCAAAGCAGCCATTAAAATACTCGGATATCTAATTTTTCCTTTTCTTTACTCAAACATGGTCAACGGCCTCTTACATATTCTAACGAGAAGTACAGATGATATGGAGCGTCTTCCATGATATTGGCCTGCCAGTGCATGACGTGACAATGTCCCATACTGTCGAATAATTTAAAAAACAATAAAATTCAAATGTGATTTCCAACTGATCAAACCAGCACGAACACATGTCATTTTCTAAGTTTTCATGTATTCTACTATGAAAAAAAGCTCAGAGTGCAAACATAATGCAACCCACAAAAAG
It includes:
- the LOC127292849 gene encoding binding partner of ACD11 1 isoform X2 — encoded protein: MEDGTRAVRTVRVRNISDLAGEREVREFFSFSGEIDHVHIRLDGAPAGRTAYVTFKDAKALEIALLLSGATIVDRVVNITSAEDYIYIPVNEQQLVINEVTSTAPTADLEQPTEANASPTSGRVYASKAHDVMTTVIARGSAIRQDAVNKAKSFDEKHQLRTNATARISSFDRRVGLSEKLNTGISVVNEKVKTVDQRLHVSDKTMAALLAAERKLNDTGSAVKTNRYVSAGTSWLNGAFSKVAKAGHVAGSRTREKFQLAVSNISAKGPAVVA